The proteins below are encoded in one region of Brassica napus cultivar Da-Ae chromosome A6, Da-Ae, whole genome shotgun sequence:
- the LOC106428371 gene encoding probable WRKY transcription factor 61, whose product MASATSAAASMLLSGASSSSSAAAADLHGLNFSLSGNSNIPKPKSPFLQTSSSGHPTVTLDLTTSSSSQQPFLSMLNRFSAPPSNVSRSNSYPSTNLNFSNSTNTLMNWGGVGNRNEQYRAAYGNISTLQQSPYHHVIQTRIAGSSLDPFGRSSSYSPHPTQTNLDYVGIKSITHQVQYLPAETIKAITTNSNFQSALATALSSIMGTDVKMDNVTRNEAEKSP is encoded by the coding sequence ATGGCCTCCGCCACTTCAGCCGCAGCCTCCATGCTCCTCTCCGgagcttcctcctcctcctcggcCGCCGCAGCTGATCTTCATGGCCTAAACTTCTCCCTCTCCGGCAATAGCAACATTCCAAAACCTAAATCACCGTTCCTCCAAACCTCTTCTTCAGGCCACCCAACCGTTACTCTCGACCTCACAACCTCCTCCTCGTCGCAGCAACCATTCTTATCAATGCTTAATAGGTTCAGTGCTCCTCCTAGTAATGTCTCAAGATCTAATAGCTATCCTTCAACCAATCTCAACTTCTCAAACAGCACTAACACACTGATGAATTGGGGTGGTGTTGGTAATCGCAATGAGCAATACCGTGCAGCTTACGGCAACATTAGCACCCTTCAGCAATCACCATACCACCATGTGATTCAAACCCGAATTGCCGGGTCATCTTTGGACCCATTTGGAAGGTCGTCTTCATATTCACCACATCCTACACAAACCAATCTTGATTACGTTGGAATCAAGAGTATTACTCATCAAGTGCAATATTTACCGGCGGAAACAATCAAAGCCATTACGACAAATTCAAATTTCCAGTCGGCTCTTGCTACTGCTCTATCTTCCATTATGGGCACAGATGTAAAAATGGATAATGTGACTAGAAATGAAGCTGAGAAGAGCCCTTGA
- the LOC111206707 gene encoding isochorismate synthase 2, chloroplastic-like, which yields MASLHCSSYFLGTNLTKQNSVAIFQSYSPTSFTKLASRVSRQRFLLCSLAMNGCEADHKEPLGTVETRTLSTVTSPAIATEKLITAVSNLKTEPPSFSSGIIRLQVPIDQTIGAIDWLHAQDDALPRSFFSCRRSDAGRQDLLQDLSSENVNGSSDRNPVSVAGIGSAVFFRDLRPFSHDHWRCIRRFLSSTSPLIRAYGGLRFDPRGKIAVEWEQFGSFYFTVPQVEFAEFGENSVLAATVAWDEEISWTLENAIEALQETMLQVSSGIMRLRRESLGVSVVSKNHVPSEGAYYPAVASALEIIKAKNSPLSKVVLARSTRIITDTNIDPIAWLARLQREGQDAYQFCLQPLGAPAFIGNTPERLFHRKHLGVCSEALAATRPRGDSAVSDMEIERDLLTSPKDDLEFSIVRENIREKLKAICDRVIVRPPKTVRKLARVQHLYSQLAGQLRREDDEFDILTALHPTPAVCGCPVDEARILIKQIESFDRGMYAGPVGYFGGGESEFSVGIRSALVEKGLGALIYAGTGIVSGSDSSSEWNELDLKISQFTKSLEPALQPIN from the exons ATGGCATCGCTGCACTGTTCATCTTATTTTCTGGGCACAAATCTTACAAAACAAAACTCCGTTGCGATCTTCCAAAGCTACTCTCCAACCTCATTCACCAAGCTTGCCTCTCGTGTCTCTCGCcag AGGTTCCTACTCTGCTCGCTGGCCATGAACGGGTGTGAGGCTGACCATAAAGAGCCACTTGGCACGGTAGAGACAAGAACTCTATCCACGGTTACGTCACCGGCTATTGCGACGGAGAAGCTGATAACCGCCGTCTCTAACCTTAAAACGGAACCGCCTTCGTTCTCATCCGGTATCATCCGATTACAG GTGCCCATTGACCAGACAATCGGTGCAATAGATTGGCTTCATGCGCAAGATGATGCTCTTCCTCGCAGTTTCTTTTCATGTCGCCGCAGCGACGCTGGCCGTCAAGATCTTCTCCAAGACTTGTCGAGCGAGAATGTGAACGGATCATCTGATCGTAATCCGGTCAGTGTTGCTGGAATCGGGTCTGCTGTATTTTTCCGTGATCTGAGGCCATTCTCTCATGATCACTGGAGATGTATCCGAAG GTTTCTGTCTTCGACGTCTCCTTTGATTCGTGCGTACGGTGGACTTCGGTTTGATCCTAGAGGAAAGATCGCTGTCGAATGGGAACAGTTTGGCTCTTTTTATTTCACAGTGCCTCAG GTCGAGTTTGCTGAGTTTGGGGAAAACTCAGTGCTGGCTGCAACTGTTGCTTGGGACGAGGAGATCTCATGGACGCTTGAAAATGCTATTGAAGCACTTCAGGAGACTATGCTTCAG GTTTCTTCTGGAATAATGAGATTACGGAGAGAATCTTTAGGAGTTTCTGTTGTTAGCAAGAACCACGTTCCTAGTGAAGGAGCCTATTACCCTGCTGTAGCTAGTGCTCTGGAGATTATAAAGGCCAAAAATTCACCCCTAAGCAAG GTTGTGCTTGCACGCAGCACTAGAATCATTACTGATACCAATATTGATCCTATTGCTTGGTTAGCACGGTTGCAG CGTGAAGGACAAGACGCGTATCAATTCTGTCTTCAGCCACTAGGTGCACCAGCATTTATAGGAAACACG CCTGAGAGGCTCTTCCACAGAAAACATCTAGGTGTCTGCAGCGAGGCTTTGGCTGCAACTAGGCCTAGAGGTGATTCAGCAGTTTCTGATATGGAAATAGAGCGTGACTTACTAACCAG TCCTAAAGACGATCTTGAGTTCTCCATCGTGCGAGAGAATATAAGAGAAAAACTAAAA GCTATATGTGACAGAGTAATTGTGAGGCCCCCAAAAACAGTGAGAAAGCTTGCAAGAGTACAACACCTTTATTCACAATTGGCAGGGCAGCTaagaagagaagatgatgaG tTTGACATCTTAACTGCTTTGCATCCAACGCCAGCTGTTTGTGGATGTCCAGTAGATGAAGCACGGATTTTGATTAAGCAAATTG aGTCATTTGATAGAGGAATGTATGCTGGACCTGTTGGATACTTTGGTGGTGGAGAGAGTGAATTTTCTGTAGGCATAAGATCTGCTTTAGTCGAGAAG GGTCTTGGAGCATTGATCTATGCAGGAACAGGAATAGTTTCAGGAAGCGATTCATCCTCAGAGTGGAACGAGCTTGATCTTAAGATCTCTCAG TTCACTAAATCACTTGAACCAGCTTTGCAGCCTATCAACTAA